The Dreissena polymorpha isolate Duluth1 chromosome 8, UMN_Dpol_1.0, whole genome shotgun sequence genome includes the window gcgtatattgtatattgtcatctagatttgcgtgtgtaaaaaaaaccgttaaaacaggccgactttgtccgcgatttacaggccgactacgaccctgccatacaatattttgatatggttagaatctgtagaggatcttctttacaacggtaccattataattaatatcggacgaataataatgcatttataaccatttatatcggttccgggttttctttacggcattagcgtgtgtaaaaaaaaaccgttaaaacaggccgactttgtccgcgatttacaggccgactacgatcctgccataaaatattttgatatggttagaaaatgtagaggatcttctttacaacggtaccattataattaatatcggacgaataataatgcatttataaccatttatatcggttccgggttttctttacggcatttgcgtgtgtaaaaaaaccgttaaaacaggccgactttgtccgcgatttacaggccgactacgaccctgccatacaatattttgatatggttagaatctgtagaggatcttctttacaacggtaccattataattaatatcggacgaataataatgcatttataaccatttatatcggttccgggttttcttctcggcatttgcgtgtgtaaaaaaaaccgttaaaacaggccgactttgtccgcgatttacaggccgactacgaccctgccatacaatattttgatatggttagaatctgtagaggatcttctttacaacggtaccattataattaatatcggacgaataataatgaagtcataaccatttatatcggttccgggttttcttctcggcatttgcgtgtgtaaaaaaaaacgttaaaacaggccgactttgtccgcgatttacaggccgactacgaccctgccataaaatattttgatatggttagaatttgtagaggatcttctttacaacggtaccattataattaatatcggacgaataataatgaagttataaccatttatatcggttccgggttttcttttcggcatttgcgtgtgtaaaaaaaaacgttaaaacaggccgactttgtccgcgatttacaggccgactacgaccctgccataaaatattttgatatggttagaatctgtagaggatcttctttacaacggtaccattataattaatatcggacgaataataatgaagttataaccatttatatcggatccgggttttcttttcggcatttgcgtgtgtaaaaaaaaacgttaaaacaggccgactttgtccgcgatttacaggccgactacgaccctgccataaaatattttgatatggttagaatctgtagaggatcttctttacaacggtaccattataattaatatcggacgaataataatgaagttataaccatttatatcggatccgggttttcttttcggcatttgcgtgtgtaaaaaaaaacgttaaaacaggccgactttgtccgcgatttacaggccgactacgaccctgccataaaatattttgatatggttagaatctgtagaggatcttctttacaacggtaccattataattaatatcggacgaataataatgaagttataaccatttatatcggatccgggttttaccataaagatttccggatagttccgggttttatacctccccaACTTCAGTTGCTCGGCATATTAATTGATTTTAACCATGACACATACCTTAGAAATTCTGTATTTATGTATACATTACTTCCTCTGACTTGAGTAGTAGAATAAAAGCGACAGAGTACGTTCCAATCAAGTTTTTGGACACCAATTTGGTCAAACTTGCAAAATGCTCATGTGTCCTCGTAGGTTTACATGACGTTCATGATGTCCCGATTTAGAAAACTGACCAATCAGAAAAGTGCAACTATGGCGTTAAAGGTCAccgatttttctatttttagaactcACACGTAAACAATAACACAACAACCACATGGATGACGATCAAGTTGTCAAAATGTAGCGTATATTAAATGTCGGAAAAAAATTCGGTGAACGACAAAATTGTCGTTTTGGTTGGAGGCATTGGCACCGCTTTAGCTGCTTACACCATCTACAAAATAGTAAACAGATATTTTGAAAACAACGATGGgaagttttataaaataaaatggaagGTAACAACTGGTTATTAACTCCAAAGACCTATAATACACCTATTATAGGTCTTTGTTAACTCTTAAGGCAGTTTTCTATGGATTGCACACAAGGATCCCGTTTTACAAATGAACATTGCATCTCTAATGCAGGGTTTGAACACGTCCGctgaaaaacaacagcacaaTAGCTTTGTCATCTACCATCTGAACTGATCAAGGACTTGGTCCAAAGACGTTACagtaatttcttgttttttaacaCATGGACAACTCTGAAACTTTCGAAAATTATATAGATTACAGTAGAATGGAGTAAGCccaataaacaattaataatacatatatctATTTTTTTTCTAAGATACTAGGATCACTCataattaaacttatttattatttattttgtatttcctCTCTATGGTGAATGTCGACTGTGTTGTTTTATAGGGCGGAGCCATTCGGAGGAAGGTTGTAGTGCTTGGTTTGCCAGGTGCAGGCAAATCTAGACTGCTGCAGTGCTTCCAACCGGATCTGACACTTCACCAGGAGTTGCCCAATCCCGCCCCGACCATCGGCCTCAACATTGTCTCAGTAGGAATGTCAGGCATAGACTATCACTTCTTTGAAGGTGTGATAGCAATAGCATGCAGACATTATCCCTGTCCACAATAATAGTTTAGGGAAAactaatattaatttataaaattatcaacTATCTTAGTTTCGTGGCTATTTTTATTCAAgttattttaaactattaattatgttaatggtAACAATTGTTCCatattttaccatttattttataattgacgatactttccgcttttatggaattttcttttaaaataacttttaataGCAAAATTTCAGTTTGGacataagtgtcgtcccaaatataCTGTGCTGACTGCGCAGTcaaatctgtgatgacactttacgcacatgcattaagctccattttcccaggCCGAGGCTTATGTGTATTAATTTTCTACATCAAGGTGATCACATTGAGCACTGGCAGATGGACATCAGCGCGCTTGTCTGGCTGGTGGACAGCACGCAGCCGGAGACATTCCACCTATCCAGGGCTGCACTGCACGCATGTGTGTCCAGTTTTGACCACTTGGTTGCTATGGAGACCAAGGAATGCTCCCCGCCGTCCAGTCTTTACGGAGTACCAATTGTGGTGGTCGCGGCAAAGCAGGTGAGTAGTTCCAAATATGTTGTCTTCCACAGTGTCATGTGTCTCAAGCTTATTGCTTCTGTCTgtttttatattctttataaGTCTTTTATATGCATGTAGTATCATAACACTTAAAAATGATGTTAATTCTCTTCACTGAATACCAGTATATAAACAGATTGTTTGTTACCATGCACCGCATGTATTGTTATAATAAGTTGCagactataaacaagagcaccgccttgcgggtgcagaccgctcatctattttctttttaaaggtgaagggactctcaatttcaatcacaaaggagggaggggtggagtgaagaggggtgtatagtgtgggggtgtggacatttattacattatcttccaaaaatgcaaaaaaaaaatgaaaaaaaaaaaaaatcaggggggggggggattcttgggtgcgatggttggacttggacagtatttcaaaaataaaataataaaaatatttttttatgttttttaaccatttcaaaaaaaaaattggggggggggggggggggtgggggggggtatagtgtgagggtgtggtggtcatttgtgagatgatcttaaaaaataaaaataaaaaataataaatttagggggggggattcggggagaggggggggggggggggggggggggaagggcacgggggatggtttgggtggagtctattgtggtatgtcaggcaagagtagttttgtcaaagtatcaatcaaatctaatcataaataaagaagttatggcaattttagcaaaatttaataatttgaccttgagagtcaaggtcattcaaaggtcaaggtaaaattcaacttgccaggtacagtaatctcatgatagcatgaaagtatttgaagtttgaaagcaatagccttgatactttagaagtaaagtggatcgaaacacaaaatttaaccatatattcacagttactaagtcaaaaaagggccataattctgtaaaaatgacaaccagagttatgcaacttgtccttttactgtacccttatgatagtttgcgagtgttccaagtatgaaagcaatatctatgatactttaggggtaaagtggaccaaaacacaaaacttaaccaaattttcaattttctaagtaaatagggcccataattccgtccaaatgccagtcagagttacataactttgcctgcacagtccccttatgatagttaataagtgttgcaagtatgaaagcaatagctttgatactgtaggaataaagtggacctaaacacaaaacttaaccaaaattttcaattttctaagtataaaaagggcacataattctgtcaaaatgcatgctagagttatctaactttgcctgcccagtcccctcatgatagtaagtaagtgtaccaagtttgaatgcaatagcattgatactttctgagaaaagtggacctaaacttAACCGGACGTCGACGCTGATgccgacgccgaggtgatgacaatagcacataagtttttttcaaaaaatagatgagctaaaaattattgAAAACTATACTTGAGGCACACATATGAATGTCTGGAACGAaatacgcacatgtattaatccCAATTTTCCTAGAGTGCCACTCATATGCAAACTGCTGCAATTTGTCATGACTTGTTTCAGGACTTGCCTGGCAGCTCCTGCCCTGCTGTGCCACTCGTATGCAAAACTGCTGCAATTTGTCATTACTTGTTTCAGGACTTGCCTGGCAGCTCCTGCCCTGCTGACATCCTGAAAGCCATGAAAACAGATGAATTCTCTTCCAGACATAAGGTCTATATTGTAGGGACACGCCTCCCTGCTACAGGGGGCAGGGCCGGACTGTGGAGATTATATGAGCTCATAGCATATGCACCTGTTAAGGCATTTAATCCTAACGAATGTTCCTCAGTAGATTGTTAAATAAGTAGCATTTTATCTTTGATAATAAGGACCAATTACTGTGGATGCTTAATCAATAGCtacattaatatgtttttttctctTAAATGCTTACATAAAATCAGCCGCTGTAATAAAAACTTACTGTACAGATATTATAATGTTTTCGGATTATCCACAGATAGGTGGATAAAAATTTTCCTTCAACAGTTTGATTATTCGTTTTGTTGTGTTTCCAAAGTATATCAAATTAATAATGTGCCATTTTCAAACTGCTTAATTCATTCTAAATAAGATTGTTCACATTTGATTTCTCAATacacttattttattattttttaaaccaataaaCGATAAAAAACTAAGACACAAATATTCCATGTACACAATGCtttctataatataaatacaGTTTTGTCGTGACATTCTGATATTTCATGATACAACACATTTGAAGTAACCTTGCATTGAAATATTATCTTGTATTAAGTTTTCAAAACATTCTATAAATTGGTTAACCACACTTTGTTTTTGTTGCTTACTATTTCCTATAATGTACTGGTTTATATTCAACTGAATACTGCAGACTGCTTTTTTCATGAAGTGTCATTGTTTgtgcattttaacagaaaaaggacATTTATGATGTCAGTTCAGTTTTCATTAACATAGCGCTATTTGTATTTATCAAATTTCAGATTCAAATTAGTTGTAAGACATAATTTGTAAGAAACATACCACACTTGTGTACAGTTTCAGCCGTTTAAACATGTTGTGTTTTgacaaatatttgtaataatcAAGTCTAGGATTATagaaacaatgtttgtttttatgctcccccaaaatttgttgggggagcatatagtcgccgcttcgtctgtccgtgcatgtgtcagtccgtgcacaatttttgtccgggctatttctcagaaattaatgaccggaattcaattaaactttatgggaagcttcactaccaagaggagatattatcagccggttctggtcggatgatttttcacagagctatggccctttgaaattttctataaactgtacatatagtgcaattcttgtccccccaactactgactggaattcaatgaagctttatgggaagcttaactaccttgaggagatgcgcatgttattagtgggttctggttagataatttatttagagagttatgtccctttaaatttttaagttgcttaaccatccatcgtattattttgtccaaagttatgctcctcaagacgtttccttttatctgaacatatagtgcaatattgtgacaaaaaaaactttggggagcatcacccgcctccgacggtttcttgttttgtcAATGATATAAAAATTGTACCGAAACTCTTATTACTCATCAGTGAGAAAATTAATGAATTCAGAAGAATGTTTCttatttgcattgtttatttTATAGAGGATATTGGATTttgtggaatatcaattttaacttACGATTGATCATcccacaaatattttttatatgatcacaagtgaatttagatattccaccaaatccaacatattttctttttatttatgcttatgtacaaacaattattttatagttTTGCTGAAATAATGGCGTTGTAACGTCATGAAAAcgatgtcatttcacagtataacagtgaaaattatccaaaattttcactgttaataTTCGCTGTTTGAAACGgtaaattttcagttttaattcactgatactTCTCTATAATGTGTTCATCCCAATTGTTATGTGTTTTCTCACAGTTTAGCTCATGTAATAAGGTCTGTATTGATTTCGGTAATGCAAAACCTATTTAATAGTGAAGTAGTCTACTTTCTCCtgatatttatcaaattttagatGGAAACTGAAACATGACTTGGTATTCATTCAAGACACTAAGTCCTTTCATATGTCTTACCATATCTGCCCCATAACTTTGTGCCCAATAATTGTATGTATTGTTATCATTGCCATTTGTTTTACAGAGTGCAGGATCAATTGgtttttcaggggtttacacacgggctggacaaaatGTAAATACACCGTTAAGaagtttatttttgcaaatagctcaagttattgaaatacatttgcaaaaatctttaaagcATACAAGACAGTTATTCTTGCAGTttttgccgatatcttaaggtataagaataaatccttactacgtctgaaatcggtgacaaaaaatgtcacgttgcgtgaagcatgaCCGTGTATTACACAtcaaattttttaacaaaaacacaggcttattatataaagtaattctgatgtgttttaaattgccataagcagcataacaagagggccatgatggccctgtatcgctccactgtttttttatgcgaaaaaagcgtgcaatgtgcatgggttgaaatgtactcaagcatgtgactttctctttctatccctcgtcccactgggcgcttaaagttggaagggtgagcatttttatatatggaaacgttactacggtgttaactaaacagacaaaaaagcacGGGttttgtcgcacaggtcctttgcttataacataggtacatttatctctccaaaagatattgtcgttctttctatttcacatatttttatatactgaagatcaaatctacgcatgttctacaagattaatgaaagttccttcattcaatcatgaatctttttccaaaattccaaaaagtgattgtaggtttcaaagtttctgttacttatatagttcatgacatatgcaaaatacataccaaatttggtagccctaggcccaatgtttatggacaggaagatttttaaagtttgcacaaaataggctttatataagcatatgttcaggggcagggtcaaatttgagcccaggggaataatttgaacaaatttggtagaggactaatagatgtcactacataccaattttagtagccctaggctctataattatgaacaagcagatttttaaagtttgcacaaaataggctttatttaagcatatgttcatttttgtgacccctggggcaggttcaaatttgaccccaggggcataatttgaaaaaaacttggcagacaactttaagattttaatacttaccaaatttggtagaaataggcaaaatgcttatggacaagaagatttttaaagtttgcacaaaataggcccaatataagcatatgttcaattttgtgacccctggggaacggtcaaatttgatcacaggggcttaatttgaacaaacttggtagaggactatggaCGAcgtatgacccagtgatcagggaaaaactgtaaagcgcctttgaacgcatatctcgagtatgaaaagggggctatataaatataaaaaaaataataaaatgccatacacacaaaataggccttatttaagcgtatgttcatttttgtgacccccggggcagggtcaaatttgaccccaggggcattatttgaacaaactaagtagagaactattagatgtcactacataccaaatttggtagccctacggttatggacagaaagatttttaaagtttgcacaaaataggctttatataagcatttgttcatttttgtgacccccggggcagggtccaatttgaccccaggggcataatttgaacaaagtagagaactattaaatgtcactacatacaaaatgtggaagcactaggcccaatggttatggacaagagaatttttaaagtttgcacaaaataggctttgtataagcatatgttcaatttattgacccccggggccgggtcaaatttgaccccaggggcataatttgaagaaatttggtagaggactaatagatgtctctacataccaaatttgatagacctaggcccaatggttatggacgagaagattttgaaagttttcacaaaataggccttatattagcatatgttcaattttgtgacccccggggcagggtcaaatttgatcccaggggcataatttgaaccaatttgaaagaggttcattccaggaacatttgtgagaagttttatcacaattggacttgtagtttaggagaagatgtttaaagaaaaagttaacacacggacgcacgacggaaacaggaccatgacataagccccgctggcctctggccagtggagcttaaaatctgtcttgtatgcactagttgCAGTACTTAagaaaaattgatttaaaaagttatttggaaaaaaaacaccactTACTGGTGTGTTTTAAGCTTGtaacgtttaattgtgaaccccacaaagtcatgtgatcctgcaccctttgtgggagcagtggtctaatggtaggacgctggcttagggatcgagaggtcccgggttcgaatcccgccctgaccactggaatttccttgagcaagaaatttatcccacatctgctcctctccacccaggtgtataaatgggtacctgtgaggaaaataagccaatgtgccatggctgcatactgcgccaaaaTGTTAATGGACGACTTGTGACCCAGTGATCGGGGAAAaacatgtaaagcgcctttgaacgcacacgcgagtatgaaaagggcgctatataaatgtggtatataaaaaaaattaaggaagaagattttcatgaaaatttgctTCAAAATTAAGGTCGCAGATACAATGTGAAGAGGGAATTATTCAGTGACGCCTGCTCAAGGTATATGTCACACTTCAACGTCACATATCAAAACCTCCATTTTACGTGTGCTTCTTATCTACTTTGCTTTTTCAATGATTTTCATGAAAGTCATCCCAACAATCCACGTCATTGAGGCGATGTGCAGAACGCATGGAGATTTCATGCCAACTTTTACCAAAGACACATGCAGTTGTTTATGACAAATATCCAGTTGGtcaaatgttatgtttttttgcatCTTCTTCGTTCCTGGACATTTCAAATTGCTCATGAAAACTTCGACAATAAAATGTAACTAAGTAAAGTAAGCATGCTTTGTCAACTATTGTATAGTCTACATGGTTTCAGCAGTTTATTTACATGGATTAAAATGTGTCTACCTCTCCCATGATCTATCCATGTCACTGCGAAGGTTTTAGGCCTGTAAGTTTTGTTAAAAGACAGGTACACATGCGATCAGTGATCTAGTGTTTATAATGTGGCATGTATGGCTGTATGCCTTTCTTTTAAGAAATGATATTAACTGAAGGTATTTATTAATTGAGATCAACAACTTGGGACAAAATTGAGTACCCTTAAGTTTCATAATAAAGGCAGATCAACATTTGATACAAAATTTGGCATATCTTTTATCACaggtgccggtcaactcgtacctaagtcaactcgcacggtagcaaACTCGCACGTTTTTTTGGTCAAGTCGCAGGTGTATTTTTATCACAGTCTAAAATATGACAACACCATTCATATGCGATAATTAGTTTATTCGATCTTAAATGAAACAgacaaaatatatcaaacatgtttcaataaattaaatcaaaatatcaCAGTATTATTTGTTCCATTTATGTATTCCCACAAATAGGTACATTTTATAACCAATTCATGAACATAAATTcctaaatttattgttatataccAACATAAAGTATTTACAGCAAACTGCAAGTTTTCTGACAGCAGATGTTTGCTTTTGAAGCATACGAGAATCGGACATTGCCCTTAAATGTTTATTGGTAAAAGATGCTACACAATACGCACACACATGTTACTCTTTGGGATTCAATCACAAAGGTTAAAAAGTCATGAAGTGCATTTTCTGCAGTTATTACACACAATCTTTGCtgtttaactctttcccactcaaaaaCAAAGTGAAGATGGCTACCggtatatgcaaccagcataaaattgGAACAGCCTTCAAGTAAGTCGCATCTTAGGGTTGGAAAGTAAGCGTTAAGCACTTGAATCTAACCAGAATTGTCtgtaatttaatttgattatctaagggactacaaacgggTTAAAATGCCTTATCTGAGTAGTAAAGGCATATGTAGAGGCCTGCCTAGAGCTGTGTGACTATCAGGTTGGGCAGCCCATAGCAGACCATGTTAAACCAGGACCTCGCCTGCCTAGAGCTGTGTGACTATCAGGTTGGGCAGCCCATAGCAGACCATGTTAAACCAGGACCTCTGGGCATCCACACTTTCCTCCACTGTCGACGTCTTATCACTGAACAGCGACCTGTCTGTCAACGAATCCTCCATCACACTCTTCACATCTTCTTCCTTGTCTTTCTCATTCTTGCCCCCAGCGTCTGCTCCCTCAGGTGGTGCGGTTTCTTCCGGTTTGGGTAACTTGCGACGATGAGGGGCAAACAGCATCCTTGCACATTCACCCGTAGACATGCCGCCCTCTAACAGATCTGTGCACATACAAAATAGATATCAACATAGTTTCAATGAATTATGTTCCAGTCTTGAGATATTGCATAGGTACAAATTAGTTTTCACAGGGTAATAAACTCCCTTAAAAGTAATTTGAGcataaaaacatgaatatatttgAAATTATCTATACTATATGCACATGTCAAGGGATATAAATtaacttaagtaaaaaaaatagctGGGCTTTAACCTGTTAAGCTGTCATGTATATTAGGCAGAAATAATTGTCATCAGTAGGTTTACTATGACTTATAATTTAAATTGTTCCCCAGCGATGCAAATAGATTTGTAAGTATTTGACAAAGGAAGGCACCCCTTTACATTCTATAGACTGtgttatatttgaaaaacaaattgtgATTTATGGACTAATAAATTAGTCATATTTGGTATTAACTTCCCCTACATCATTcttcatgtaaaacattttttaaggaCATTATCACCAGGGGTAGCCTGTGTATATTCGAACACTGAACATATACTTGGTTCTCAGTCTATTGTTTGTTCTAAAGTCTAGgtatgggttggtgaatatgggccccgGAGTTTAGATGCATAGGAAGTAGACCAAGGGAGCCCTAACCATAATTGATTAATCGAATGATTGATTGAGTGAGTGATTGAATTACCATGCATGTGAATAACATAGTTGTTTTGTGCctgataaaaaatgaaaacatgagtTTAACTCTTTCCcatcagaggcaaagtgaaaatggctatatgtgTGAGTTACCCGCAGGctgtccaggttttatgctaAGTGCTGCTAATTAAGTTGAAAATCAAGCCTTAAAAACatgaattttataaaaaaaagtctttattttaatttaattttgtaagaAACAACAAATGctgtgagtgggaaagggtaaattcTAACTTGATTTGACATATATGTCTGCAATTGTTATCAGATATGATATTACAAAGAAATGGGGCTGATATTACAAAGAAATGGGGCTACTTTGTACCTTTCATGTTGGTGTTGAGTTTGCTAGCGTTCTCGGCCAGCGTGCAGTGCCACTGATTTCCCATGATGCATTTGATGCCAGACAGGCTCGCCAATATGGCCGTCTCCACAGGTTTCTCCAGTGCCAGCGTTATGGAGCTGAAATATTCATGgagaaaaaacacaataaaattgtgtaacaaagaaataaaaactATCTTTCCAATAGAGAAC containing:
- the LOC127842762 gene encoding ADP-ribosylation factor-like protein 4D encodes the protein MSEKNSVNDKIVVLVGGIGTALAAYTIYKIVNRYFENNDGKFYKIKWKGGAIRRKVVVLGLPGAGKSRLLQCFQPDLTLHQELPNPAPTIGLNIVSVGMSGIDYHFFEGDHIEHWQMDISALVWLVDSTQPETFHLSRAALHACVSSFDHLVAMETKECSPPSSLYGVPIVVVAAKQDLPGSSCPADILKAMKTDEFSSRHKVYIVGTRLPATGGRAGLWRLYELIAYAPVKAFNPNECSSVDC